The proteins below come from a single Hemitrygon akajei chromosome 2, sHemAka1.3, whole genome shotgun sequence genomic window:
- the nudt12 gene encoding NAD-capped RNA hydrolase NUDT12 isoform X1, with the protein MASPGNTVKKEVVARFHETAAKGDAAKLATLLTYSASLVDEVDERGWTALMYASRNGHFEVARLLVEKGCNQSLSNKSGQTAQDIAKFWGCRSIADLLANPTLAARRDGLQEENENYFGRTLLNKLSEKRSDSDWLKAKQIHPATVYILFSNLNPLVISPNYNESRKPDIQLCRLNYEDVEQVLAKPEVTCVFLGVEQQNRNRGSQMKCLEGKVSADNDGLLAWFALNSDYESANNFQIKSPDCCFLQPVLPHLLNLNQEEAGVVAQARSVLDWHKRYRFCPTCGSDTEVTDGGYKRVCLKENCPSLQGIHNTSHPRVDPVVIMLVIHPDGNNCLLGRQRRYPPGMFSCLAGFIEPGETIEDAVRREVAEETTVNVGHVQYVSSQPWPLPSSLMIGCLANALSTEIIVDKAEIVDARWFSRQQIIEIMTKQDHPISIPPQQTIANQLIKQWLKKNANL; encoded by the exons ATGGCGAGTCCCGGAAACACTGTAAAGAAAGAAGTGGTTGCCCGGTTCCACGAGACTGCTGCTAAAGGAGATGCAGCAAAATTAGCCACTCTGCTAACTTACTCTGCgtctcttgttgatgaagtggaTGAGAGGGGCTGGACTGCTTTGATGTATGCCAGCAGGAATGGACACTTTGAGGTGGCCCGCCTGCTAGTTGAAAAGGG CTGCAACCAATCCCTTTCAAATAAATCAGGACAGACTGCGCAGGACATTGCTAAATTCTGGGGCTGCAGAAGTATTGCTGATTTATTGGCAAATCCTACACTTGCCGCCAGAAGAGATGGACTGCAGGAAGAGAATGAAAACTATTTCGGCAGAACGCTGCTGAATAAACTCAGTGAAAAAAGAAGTGATTCTGATTGGCTAAAAGCCAAACAGATTCACCCGGCCACTGTCTACATCTTATTTTCCAACTTAAATCCATTGGTTATTTCACCAAACTATAATGAGTCCAGAAAGCCTGACATTCAACTCTGCAGGCTGAACTATGAAGATGTTGAACAGGTCTTGGCCAAACCAGAAGTCACTTGTGTTTTTCTCGGAGTAGAGCAGCAGAACAGAAATAGAGGGTCACAAATGAAATGTTTGGAGGGCAAAGTCTCAGCAGATAATGACGGACTTCTTGCCTGGTTTGCGTTGAACTCAGATTATGAATCTGCCAATAACTTTCAGATTAAATCCCCAGATTGTTGCTTTCTCCAACCAGTTTTGCCACATCTGCTGAACTTAAACCAGGAGGAGGCCG GTGTGGTTGCACAGGCCAGGTCTGTCCTTGACTGGCACAAGAGATACAGGTTCTGCCCTACTTGTGGGAGCGATACAGAAGTTACAGATGGTGGGTACAAGAGGGTATGCTTAAAGGAAAACTGTCCAAGTCTACAAGGAATTCATAACACCTCCCATCCACGCGTAG ATCCTGTGGTAATAATGCTGGTCATTCATCCTGATGGTAATAATTGCCTTCTGGGAAGACAGAGACGGTACCCTCCAGGAATGTTTTCCTGTCTGGCAGGATTTATTGAACCAG gagagaCAATAGAGGATGCTGTTCGAAGAGAAGTAGCCGAAGAGACCACAGTCAATGTTGGACATGTTCAGTATGTTTCCAGTCAGCCCTGGCCACTGCCATCATCACTCATGATTGGTTGCCTGGCTAATGCTCTATCAACGGAAATTATTGTGGACAAGGCGGAAATTGTAGATGCACGATGGTTCAGTCGGCAGCAG ATAATTGAAATTATGACCAAACAGGATCACCCTATAAGTATTCCTCCGCAGCAAACCATTGCAAACCAGCTAATTAAACAGTGGCTTAAAAAGAATGCAAATCTCTGA
- the nudt12 gene encoding NAD-capped RNA hydrolase NUDT12 isoform X2: MASPGNTVKKEVVARFHETAAKGDAAKLATLLTYSASLVDEVDERGWTALMYASRNGHFEVARLLVEKGCNQSLSNKSGQTAQDIAKFWGCRSIADLLANPTLAARRDGLQEENENYFGRTLLNKLSEKRSDSDWLKAKQIHPATVYILFSNLNPLVISPNYNESRKPDIQLCRLNYEDVEQVLAKPEVTCVFLGVEQQNRNRGSQMKCLEGKVSADNDGLLAWFALNSDYESANNFQIKSPDCCFLQPVLPHLLNLNQEEAGVVAQARSVLDWHKRYRFCPTCGSDTEVTDGGYKRVCLKENCPSLQGIHNTSHPRVDPVVIMLVIHPDGNNCLLGRQRRYPPGMFSCLAGFIEPGETIEDAVRREVAEETTVNVGHVQYVSSQPWPLPSSLMIGCLANALSTEIIVDKAEIVDARWFSRQQNYVPPNTSL; the protein is encoded by the exons ATGGCGAGTCCCGGAAACACTGTAAAGAAAGAAGTGGTTGCCCGGTTCCACGAGACTGCTGCTAAAGGAGATGCAGCAAAATTAGCCACTCTGCTAACTTACTCTGCgtctcttgttgatgaagtggaTGAGAGGGGCTGGACTGCTTTGATGTATGCCAGCAGGAATGGACACTTTGAGGTGGCCCGCCTGCTAGTTGAAAAGGG CTGCAACCAATCCCTTTCAAATAAATCAGGACAGACTGCGCAGGACATTGCTAAATTCTGGGGCTGCAGAAGTATTGCTGATTTATTGGCAAATCCTACACTTGCCGCCAGAAGAGATGGACTGCAGGAAGAGAATGAAAACTATTTCGGCAGAACGCTGCTGAATAAACTCAGTGAAAAAAGAAGTGATTCTGATTGGCTAAAAGCCAAACAGATTCACCCGGCCACTGTCTACATCTTATTTTCCAACTTAAATCCATTGGTTATTTCACCAAACTATAATGAGTCCAGAAAGCCTGACATTCAACTCTGCAGGCTGAACTATGAAGATGTTGAACAGGTCTTGGCCAAACCAGAAGTCACTTGTGTTTTTCTCGGAGTAGAGCAGCAGAACAGAAATAGAGGGTCACAAATGAAATGTTTGGAGGGCAAAGTCTCAGCAGATAATGACGGACTTCTTGCCTGGTTTGCGTTGAACTCAGATTATGAATCTGCCAATAACTTTCAGATTAAATCCCCAGATTGTTGCTTTCTCCAACCAGTTTTGCCACATCTGCTGAACTTAAACCAGGAGGAGGCCG GTGTGGTTGCACAGGCCAGGTCTGTCCTTGACTGGCACAAGAGATACAGGTTCTGCCCTACTTGTGGGAGCGATACAGAAGTTACAGATGGTGGGTACAAGAGGGTATGCTTAAAGGAAAACTGTCCAAGTCTACAAGGAATTCATAACACCTCCCATCCACGCGTAG ATCCTGTGGTAATAATGCTGGTCATTCATCCTGATGGTAATAATTGCCTTCTGGGAAGACAGAGACGGTACCCTCCAGGAATGTTTTCCTGTCTGGCAGGATTTATTGAACCAG gagagaCAATAGAGGATGCTGTTCGAAGAGAAGTAGCCGAAGAGACCACAGTCAATGTTGGACATGTTCAGTATGTTTCCAGTCAGCCCTGGCCACTGCCATCATCACTCATGATTGGTTGCCTGGCTAATGCTCTATCAACGGAAATTATTGTGGACAAGGCGGAAATTGTAGATGCACGATGGTTCAGTCGGCAGCAG AATTATGTTCCACCAAATACCAGCTTGTAA